The genomic region GCGTGGCCCACAAATTGCCCGCCGGGTCGGTGTGTACCTCTACGGGCAATTCCGCCAACCGCTCCTTCAGAAAGTCGCGGGCAGCCACCCACTTGTCGGTAAACGCCACCCGCTGAGCGCCGTTTTCATCGCCAGTCAGGGCACGCAAGGCTTTGAGTTCGTTTATGGTTCGGCGCGGATCGAGTGTGGTCATAGGCTCCCCTTTAGGAACTAAAACCCGCCAACTCCATTGTGTAGGGTTGGCGGGGCGATCAGGTGGCTACTTTTTGATGATTTTATTGCCTGTTCCCGTGATGCGCGTTAAGGGTTTGGCCCCCTTCAGCGACTTACTCCATGTCACGGTATTCTGCTTACCATTTACGACGATCTGGCCGACTGCCACAACAGTAATGCCATTCTTGTTGCCGTTTACCACGACCTGCGTGCAATTGCCGGTCAGGGTCACTTTGTTGCTGTTGCCGCCCACCGTCATGGCGTTGCCGTTGCATTTCAGGGCGCGAACCGAGTTGTCGCCTGCCAACATCTGGCCCATGCCAGGCACGGTCATGGTGGCGCTCTGGGCAGCAGCGTGGGTAGAACACAGGGATCCAACGAGGATCAATCCAGTCGCCCACCACCGCACCAGGGGAATCATGCTGCCCACTCTATCCCGGACCTGTCGAGCTTGCTGCGATGAGTGAGCTTACTTCTTCCCGGTGGCCGCCTGCCAGATGGTGTAGTCCACGGCTCCGGCGGCGGGTTCGCCCCTCAGGATGCCGAGGCTTCTGAGCAGGGCCACATTAGATTTGTACACGGCGGGATCGAGGTACCCGGCGCGGCCAGAGAGCGTGGGGCCGCTGTTATACAGCTTGGCGATTTCGGCCATTTGCCAGGTCTGGTGGCCTTTGGGGTCGGCGCGGGTGCCGGAGCCTTTGCAGGTATTACCGCACAGGGGCAGCACGATATTCACGGCTTCGGCCTGATTTTTCACGGCGTAATTCCAGCCCTTGATGGACGCCCGCACCAACCGCGCCGCCACTTCGCGCCCGCTGAGGCCACTATTTTTAAAGTTCTTGTCGTCCAGGACCTTCTGCGAGGTGAACATCAGGTCTTCCAGCAAGTTGATGCCGTAATCGGACGCCTTAAAGACGCGGAGTTTGTCCATGCTGTAGCCGAGGCCCACGATCTGGTTCAGCTCGTTGTAGGTCATGGCCGACACGAGGTCTACCTTGTCGGGAAACACGATGCTGGGGTCGAACGGGTAGGTGACGGCCTGCACGCTGGGATTGGACACCGTAGAGTCGAGGCTGGTGGTCAGGCCATACTTTTTCATCAGGGCAATGGCCGGGTATTCGTTGCCGCTGGGCCACACGCCCACACGCTTGCCCTTAAAGTCGGCGGGTTTGGTCATCTTGCTGGTTTTGAGCGATACCAACGTAAAGCCGGATTTCTGGAACAACTGCGCGATGTGAACCACGGGGAGGCCCTGCTGGCGGGCGGTGAGCAGGTCGGTAATCCAGGTGGTGCCGAAATCTGCCGCGCCTGTGGATACGGTCTGAATGGGCGACTGATCCCCGATGGGCAGAAGTTGCACGTCCAGCCCCTCTGCCTTGAAATACCCTTTGGACTGAG from Deinococcus sp. QL22 harbors:
- a CDS encoding ABC transporter substrate-binding protein, with product MKKFALLSALLGLAVLPTATAQSGTPAKPVQVRLQLKWFPQAQFAGFFVAQSKGYFKAEGLDVQLLPIGDQSPIQTVSTGAADFGTTWITDLLTARQQGLPVVHIAQLFQKSGFTLVSLKTSKMTKPADFKGKRVGVWPSGNEYPAIALMKKYGLTTSLDSTVSNPSVQAVTYPFDPSIVFPDKVDLVSAMTYNELNQIVGLGYSMDKLRVFKASDYGINLLEDLMFTSQKVLDDKNFKNSGLSGREVAARLVRASIKGWNYAVKNQAEAVNIVLPLCGNTCKGSGTRADPKGHQTWQMAEIAKLYNSGPTLSGRAGYLDPAVYKSNVALLRSLGILRGEPAAGAVDYTIWQAATGKK
- a CDS encoding DUF3060 domain-containing protein gives rise to the protein MIPLVRWWATGLILVGSLCSTHAAAQSATMTVPGMGQMLAGDNSVRALKCNGNAMTVGGNSNKVTLTGNCTQVVVNGNKNGITVVAVGQIVVNGKQNTVTWSKSLKGAKPLTRITGTGNKIIKK